From the Capnocytophaga sp. oral taxon 878 genome, the window AACTTCAAGTACTTTTTAGTATAAAAATTATCATCAATGAGAGCATCAATATTAAGGAAGTTTTCGAGCCAATATTTAGTATCATAGCGATTACTGTCTATCGAGAGAATTTTGTAGCCTTCTTCTTTATTAACATTGAAAATGATGCAACCTTTATCCAATCGTTGGATGTTTATACCCTCTTGAATAATCATTTCGAGCTGGTTGGGATGTTCTTCAAACTGTAAAAAGCTGTTTTTTATTTCTGACTTGAAAATACCAATAGCTTTTACTTTCTCATTATCCAAATAAGTGTCGTGCAAAAGAGCGATATATACCTCACCACTTTTTATATGTGGGTGGTTGGATTGATTATAGAGATGTTGAGCTATTTTCTGTGATTGTTGGTGAATAGAGCTTTCATCTTCAAAGATAGGAGTTACTAACTGATATAGCTCATTAAACTCTACATCGGCATCATGTACAAAATGAAAATAGTTTTCTTCTTTTTCGCGGAAGGGCTTAAAGAAGTATTCTTTTAACAAACCTATAATTTCATCATTCAAAGCATAAGGTTTTTCTGAAATGAATAAAGGTTCTCCTTTGCTTTGATTTCCTACTCGATGAATAGAAAGGGATTCAATATTTGTAGTATATAAATTCAGCATAATGCTGTTAATTGCTAATTATTAATTGATTAGTAATATTCTTCTTCAGTAAAGTTCTCGTAGTCTTCCTCATCAAGGTCAAAATCATTGAACTCATCGTCAAATTCATTAAAATCATTAGCTACAAATGATTTTTCAGGTACATCGGCAGGGATAGCTCCGTGAGTGAGTAGTACAGTAGGGTAACTTGCTCCAGCTTGTTCCTCATCAATAGCTACTAAGTTAACAAAGAATGTCCACATTGCCATAAAATCATATACATATAGCAATTTAGGTTCATCTTCACTTACTACAGAATCAATAGTAACTTCTTCCATTAGTCGGGTTTCTCCACTTTCTGAAAGGTCAAAAAGAGTGATTTCTTCTCCTTGATTCCATTCATCGTCAGTGAGATAGAAGGACGCCATTTCTTCACCAGTAAATCCAAAAGATTGGTTGATAGCATTGTGAAGGTCTTCTAAGGTAGCGTCTTCTTGAATAGCTATATCTCTAAAAACATCTTCTTTAACATCGAGTATAACTCTAAATTTATAAACCATAACTATAATATTTTATTCATTAAGTAAGTCGGGGCGTTTGGCTTTTGTAAGTTTATAAGCCA encodes:
- a CDS encoding nucleoid-associated protein — its product is MLNLYTTNIESLSIHRVGNQSKGEPLFISEKPYALNDEIIGLLKEYFFKPFREKEENYFHFVHDADVEFNELYQLVTPIFEDESSIHQQSQKIAQHLYNQSNHPHIKSGEVYIALLHDTYLDNEKVKAIGIFKSEIKNSFLQFEEHPNQLEMIIQEGINIQRLDKGCIIFNVNKEEGYKILSIDSNRYDTKYWLENFLNIDALIDDNFYTKKYLKFSQDFAKDVILPAEDKKEEVLFMNRAINYFAKNDDFEETSFMNEVFENPDLIPEFKHYKVEKGPKYQIEDVSTFPIANKAVSDARKKIKNVIDLDTNIQIRMDFINPESAEKFIEKGWDEEKQMYYYLVYFNKEQKNNS